From the Halalkalicoccus sp. CGA53 genome, one window contains:
- a CDS encoding phage baseplate assembly protein V, with translation MSAPGTPTRDDHARSFDGVYVAIVRDNADPQGLGRVRLEYPWRESAAESTWARIAVPMAGHERGTYFLPETGDEVLVAFERGDVDYPYVIGALWNGQDTPPAANRDGNNDIRRITSRNGHQLTFDDADDGGKIVVETAAGHRVVLDDQSGGETITIKDTGGSEIEFDGTTGSLSISSGGTITIDASMMELSSAGNLDIDAGGVLTLNGSLIKLN, from the coding sequence GTGAGCGCACCGGGGACACCCACACGAGACGACCACGCCCGCTCGTTCGACGGCGTCTACGTGGCCATCGTCAGGGACAACGCGGATCCACAGGGGCTCGGTCGGGTCCGACTCGAGTACCCCTGGCGGGAGTCGGCCGCGGAGAGTACCTGGGCCCGAATCGCCGTGCCGATGGCGGGCCACGAGCGAGGGACGTACTTCCTGCCCGAGACGGGCGACGAGGTGCTGGTGGCGTTCGAGCGGGGTGACGTCGATTACCCCTACGTCATCGGCGCGCTGTGGAACGGTCAGGACACACCCCCCGCCGCCAACCGGGACGGGAACAACGACATCCGCCGGATCACGTCCCGAAACGGCCACCAGCTGACGTTCGACGACGCGGACGACGGAGGGAAGATCGTCGTCGAGACCGCGGCCGGCCACCGTGTCGTCCTGGACGACCAGAGCGGTGGCGAGACGATCACTATTAAGGACACGGGCGGAAGCGAGATCGAATTCGACGGGACGACCGGCAGTTTATCGATCTCGAGCGGGGGGACGATCACGATCGACGCGTCGATGATGGAACTCAGCAGCGCCGGTAACCTCGACATCGACGCCGGCGGGGTGCTGACGCTGAACGGCTCGCTCATCAAACTCAACTAA
- a CDS encoding PAAR domain-containing protein has protein sequence MPPAARTTDPTAHGAPLSGPGSPDVLIGGLPAYRALIDFHACPLTTGTVPHVGGVVQPGSATVLINNVPAARQGDTIVESGPPNTVAGGDPSVLIG, from the coding sequence ATGCCACCAGCCGCACGAACCACCGATCCGACCGCCCACGGAGCACCGCTCTCGGGTCCTGGTAGCCCGGACGTCCTCATCGGCGGCCTACCCGCCTACCGAGCGCTGATAGACTTCCACGCCTGTCCGCTGACGACCGGAACCGTCCCGCACGTCGGGGGCGTCGTCCAGCCCGGCAGTGCCACGGTCCTCATCAACAACGTACCAGCCGCCAGACAGGGCGACACTATCGTCGAGAGCGGGCCACCGAACACCGTCGCCGGGGGAGATCCGAGCGTCCTCATCGGGTAG